A stretch of the Nothobranchius furzeri strain GRZ-AD chromosome 5, NfurGRZ-RIMD1, whole genome shotgun sequence genome encodes the following:
- the erp44 gene encoding endoplasmic reticulum resident protein 44, with protein sequence MKLFVAFSSLHIRFSTFVLLVMGLSTPGQAEIVSLDSGNIDDILNNAGVALVNFYADWCRFSQMLHPIFEEASNVVREEFPDSRQVVFARVDCDQHADIAQRYRITKYPTLKLFRNGMMMKREYRGQRSVTAIADFIRQQQVDPVKELHSMEEVNTLDRSKRNIIGYFETKESDNYRTYHKVANILRDDCTFLAAFGAVSAPERFSGDNVIYKPVGDGMSDMVYLGSLTNFDLTYTWAQDKCVPLVREITFENGEELTEEGLPFLILFHLKEDTGSLEKFQQEVTRQLISEKGSINFLHADCDKFRHPLLHIQKTPADCPVIAIDSFRHMYVFPDFNDLSISGKLRQFVLDLHSGKLHREFHHGPDPTDSTLGQEETGGEVASSPPESSFQKLAPSETRYTILRRDRDEL encoded by the exons ATGAAACTGTTtgtagcattttcctctctccaCATCCGCTTCAGCACTTTTGTACTGCTG GTGATGGGTCTCTCCACTCCAGGACAAGCAGAAATCGTCAGTCTGGACTCCGGCAACATTGATGATATCCTAA ATAATGCTGGAGTGGCATTAGTGAATTTCTATGCTGACTG GTGTAGATTCAGTCAGATGCTCCATCCGATTTTTGAGGAGGCATCAAACGTGGTGAGGGAGGAGTTCCCCGACTCCAGACAGGTGGTGTTTGCTCGCGTCGACTGTGACCAGCACG CTGACATCGCTCAGCGCTACCGCATCACCAAGTATCCAACACTCAAGTTGTTCCGCAATGGAATGATGATGAAGAGGGAGTacaggggtcagaggtcagtcaCCGCCATCGCTGACTTTATCCGCCAGCAGCAAGTGGACCCAGTAAAAGAGTTGCACTCTATGGAGGAAGTTAACACTTTGGAT CGGAGCAAGAGAAACATCATCGGGTACTTTGAGACAAAGGAGTCTGATAACTATCGCACGTATCATAAAGTTGCCAACATCCTCCGAGACGACTGCACCTTCCTAGCTGCTTTCGG TGCTGTATCAGCGCCCGAGCGCTTCAGCGGAGACAATGTAATCTACAAACCCGTGGGCGATGGCATGTCTGACATGGTCTACCTCGGCTCGCTCACCAACTTTGACCTGACGTACACGTGGGCGCAGGACAAGTGTGTGCCTCTAGTCAGGGAGATCACCTTTGAAAATGGAGAG GAACTGACAGAAGAAGGACTCCCCTTCCTCATCTTGTTCCACCTCAAAGAAGATACGGGCAGCTTGGAGAAGTTCCAACAGGAAGTTACCCGCCAGCTCATCAGTGAAAAAG GCTCTATCAACTTCCTCCACGCGGACTGCGATAAGTTCCGCCATCCTCTGCTCCACATTCAGAAAACTCCAGCGGACTGTCCCGTCATCGCCATAGACTCTTTCAGGCACATGTACGTCTTCCCGGATTTCAACGACCTCAG CATTAGCGGTAAGCTAAGACAGTTCGTTTTGGACCTGCACTCCGGGAAGCTCCATAGAGAGTTCCACCATGGTCCCGACCCCACAGACAGCACACTTGGACAG GAGGAGACGGGAGGCGAGGTGGCCAGCAGCCCTCCAGAGAGCTCGTTCCAGAAGCTGGCGCCGAGCGAGACTCGCTACACCATCCTCAGAAGGGACCGCGACGAGCTGTGA